In Bacillus sp. Cs-700, one genomic interval encodes:
- a CDS encoding serine/threonine protein kinase has protein sequence MNDIERTMINIRIEGTSVLQKPDDLTIIGRGRSAVVFKIPDEPKVLKVFYPDFVHLARLEASIYQDLNNSDYYPSFYEGGEGYVVLEYLEGLTFYECLIQGIVITEEMITKVDYALNYARKKGLNPSDTHLQNVMLLSNGEVRVIDVVRFRQSKVCTHWEDLKVAYDRLYSSRFFPKKYPVWFVEMIIRLYRKGFIRLKKRK, from the coding sequence TTGAACGACATTGAGAGAACGATGATTAATATCAGAATAGAAGGGACAAGTGTTCTTCAGAAACCAGATGACTTAACGATCATCGGTAGAGGAAGAAGTGCAGTTGTTTTTAAAATTCCGGATGAGCCAAAAGTTCTTAAAGTTTTTTATCCTGATTTTGTTCATCTTGCTAGACTTGAAGCATCGATTTATCAAGATTTAAACAATAGTGATTACTACCCTTCTTTCTATGAAGGAGGAGAGGGGTATGTCGTATTAGAATATTTAGAAGGACTGACCTTTTACGAATGTTTAATTCAAGGCATTGTGATTACAGAGGAAATGATTACGAAAGTTGATTATGCTCTTAACTACGCGCGTAAGAAAGGGCTAAATCCTTCAGATACGCATCTCCAGAACGTTATGCTACTATCAAATGGGGAAGTTCGCGTCATTGATGTCGTTCGCTTTCGTCAAAGCAAAGTGTGTACACACTGGGAAGATCTTAAGGTAGCCTATGACCGCCTTTATTCATCTCGTTTCTTTCCGAAAAAATATCCAGTGTGGTTCGTGGAGATGATTATTCGCCTTTATCGTAAAGGCTTTATTCGATTGAAAAAAAGGAAGTGA
- a CDS encoding AI-2E family transporter — protein sequence MQQSRLFRFFIWLLLIFTVIWVGSKIEFIFRPLVILVTTLAFPIIAAGVFYYILRPVIALLEKWKIPRPLGILLVYLALAGGVTGLVISIGPVLVEQFNSLVKGAPTLVNDLQSAINDWQRNPYIARILQSEMVDIQGLTDRISGSIGEISSSFGNYIFSILNVVTNVLVGIVLLPFILFFMLKDGKKLMPSLLRVVPKAHRKEGAKILEDMDDALSGFIQGQLIVSVFIGTFVYIWYVIIDLDYALILAMIALFLNVVPFIGPIIGTAPGVIVGLIQSPLTALWVVLGVIVIQQIESNLVSPLVMGRKLDIHPLTIILLLLVASSLAGFLGLILAIPTYAVLKVIFTHTYRLIKLQQRGKNTTNE from the coding sequence GTGCAACAATCGCGCTTATTTCGATTTTTTATTTGGCTTCTTCTTATTTTTACAGTGATTTGGGTTGGCAGTAAAATTGAATTTATTTTTCGACCTCTTGTCATCCTGGTCACAACATTAGCTTTTCCAATTATTGCAGCAGGAGTGTTTTATTACATTCTACGCCCTGTCATTGCTCTATTAGAAAAATGGAAAATACCAAGGCCACTCGGTATTCTTCTCGTTTATCTGGCGCTAGCTGGTGGTGTAACGGGACTTGTTATTAGTATTGGTCCTGTACTTGTTGAGCAATTTAATAGTCTTGTAAAGGGTGCCCCAACGCTTGTCAATGATTTGCAATCCGCGATTAACGACTGGCAGAGGAATCCGTACATAGCTAGAATTCTTCAAAGTGAAATGGTCGACATACAGGGATTGACCGATCGGATTTCTGGTTCAATTGGAGAAATAAGCTCTTCTTTTGGAAATTACATCTTTTCAATCTTAAATGTTGTCACGAATGTGCTTGTTGGGATTGTTCTTCTTCCATTCATTTTGTTCTTTATGCTGAAAGATGGAAAAAAGCTGATGCCATCCTTACTTCGAGTCGTTCCTAAAGCTCACCGGAAAGAGGGGGCAAAAATACTAGAAGATATGGATGACGCGCTAAGCGGATTTATCCAGGGACAGCTGATTGTAAGTGTCTTTATCGGAACGTTTGTTTATATTTGGTATGTCATTATTGATCTTGATTATGCCTTAATCCTTGCGATGATTGCTCTCTTCCTTAACGTTGTCCCATTTATCGGACCGATAATCGGAACAGCACCAGGCGTCATCGTCGGACTCATCCAATCACCGTTAACAGCTCTATGGGTTGTTCTTGGTGTCATTGTGATTCAACAAATTGAAAGTAATCTTGTCTCCCCGCTTGTGATGGGGCGTAAACTGGACATTCATCCATTGACGATCATCTTGCTCCTATTGGTGGCCAGTAGTCTCGCAGGGTTTCTCGGGCTTATTCTCGCCATCCCAACGTACGCAGTGCTAAAAGTAATCTTTACCCATACGTATCGGTTAATTAAGTTGCAGCAACGAGGCAAGAATACAACAAACGAATAA
- a CDS encoding peptidoglycan-binding protein, with protein MVQKMRIVAALLIVSAIFVATPSFASAALGDRTMQNGSSGEDVKELQDYLMTKGMFPYHTATGYFGSITENAVAAFQESRNLQVDGLAGSETNKAVQVLRRGDIGKQVIHIQSQLQQAGYEGQVDGIYGSGTVATVEQFQRNKGLAADGIAGPATRRALDQMASPDSAAGKEMTVESTAYTANCTGCSGVTKMGIDLEKYPDAKVIAVDPDQIPLGSIVEVEGYGTAIAADIGGDIDHNRIDVFIPNQQNALNWGRKDVTVRVIE; from the coding sequence ATGGTTCAAAAAATGAGAATCGTAGCTGCGCTACTAATCGTAAGTGCTATTTTTGTAGCCACACCATCCTTTGCTTCAGCGGCATTAGGAGATCGAACGATGCAAAATGGGAGTTCTGGGGAAGATGTGAAAGAACTACAAGACTATTTAATGACAAAAGGAATGTTTCCTTACCACACAGCAACAGGTTATTTTGGTAGTATTACGGAAAATGCCGTTGCTGCGTTTCAAGAAAGCCGAAATTTGCAAGTGGATGGTCTTGCAGGCTCAGAAACAAACAAAGCGGTTCAAGTACTTAGAAGAGGCGATATTGGAAAGCAAGTCATACATATACAAAGTCAGCTTCAACAAGCTGGCTATGAAGGACAAGTTGATGGAATTTACGGTTCAGGAACGGTCGCTACTGTCGAACAGTTTCAGCGTAACAAAGGGCTAGCGGCTGATGGAATTGCTGGACCAGCTACACGAAGAGCGTTAGATCAAATGGCATCACCTGACTCGGCGGCTGGAAAAGAAATGACTGTTGAAAGTACAGCTTATACGGCCAACTGCACCGGTTGTTCTGGCGTTACTAAGATGGGCATTGATTTAGAAAAATACCCTGATGCGAAAGTGATTGCTGTTGATCCAGATCAAATCCCCCTAGGCTCAATTGTTGAAGTGGAGGGATATGGAACTGCAATTGCAGCTGACATCGGTGGTGACATCGATCACAATCGAATTGATGTTTTTATTCCAAACCAACAAAACGCCCTTAACTGGGGACGCAAAGATGTAACGGTACGCGTTATTGAATAG
- a CDS encoding type 1 glutamine amidotransferase domain-containing protein, with product MTKVLMVVTNHTEIDSEHKTGLWLEEFAVPYNIFKEKGYDIKVTSIQGGEVELDPNSIPEEDPKEWEDAQNQLKNTTKVTKEDANNFDVVFLPGGHGTMFDFPDSEVLQHILQEQAEANKIIGSVCHGPAGLVNVTYKDGTPLVKGKKVSAFTDSEEREMGLVEQMPFLLESKLREKGANFELADNWSVFSVRDGNLITGQNPQSSESAANKIIEAIEGK from the coding sequence ATGACTAAAGTATTAATGGTCGTAACAAATCATACAGAAATCGATTCAGAACACAAAACAGGGTTATGGCTTGAAGAGTTCGCTGTCCCTTATAACATCTTCAAGGAAAAAGGATATGATATTAAAGTAACTTCGATCCAGGGTGGCGAAGTTGAACTTGATCCAAATAGTATTCCAGAGGAAGATCCGAAAGAGTGGGAAGATGCACAGAACCAGCTTAAGAATACAACAAAGGTAACGAAAGAAGATGCGAATAACTTTGATGTTGTGTTCCTACCAGGTGGTCACGGTACGATGTTTGACTTCCCAGATAGTGAAGTCCTACAGCATATTCTTCAGGAACAAGCTGAAGCTAATAAAATTATCGGCTCCGTTTGCCACGGTCCTGCTGGACTAGTAAACGTTACGTATAAAGACGGTACTCCTCTTGTAAAAGGGAAGAAAGTAAGTGCCTTTACTGATTCTGAGGAACGAGAAATGGGACTTGTTGAGCAAATGCCATTCTTGCTTGAATCAAAGCTACGTGAAAAGGGAGCGAACTTTGAGTTAGCAGATAACTGGTCCGTTTTTTCTGTTCGTGACGGTAACTTGATTACAGGACAAAACCCTCAGTCAAGTGAAAGTGCTGCGAATAAAATCATTGAAGCAATTGAAGGAAAATAA
- a CDS encoding aldo/keto reductase codes for MMGIDKRVVLSNGVKMPCLGYGVFKMSDEEVIKGVKVALEAGYRGIDTASYYENEEAVGMAIKDSSVPREEIFLTSKVWNDEQGYNATLAAFERSLERLGTDYLDLYLVHWPVPHLFLETWQALEKLYHEGKVCAIGVSNFETHHLEAISRISTVTPVLNQIELHPELIQGELRDYCRSKGIRVQAWSPLKRGQVLSHSVIQAISERYGKTPAQVVIRWCLQHDLLLNVKSTREERIKENADVYDFQLTDEEMTSIDSLHVNSRIAHHPDHLDFYERTVPGFKKSKSTT; via the coding sequence ATGATGGGGATCGACAAAAGAGTAGTGCTTTCTAATGGCGTTAAAATGCCTTGTTTAGGCTACGGTGTTTTTAAGATGAGCGATGAAGAAGTAATCAAAGGTGTTAAGGTTGCTTTGGAAGCAGGCTATCGAGGAATTGATACGGCTTCTTATTATGAAAATGAAGAAGCGGTTGGAATGGCGATAAAGGACTCGAGCGTTCCGAGGGAGGAAATCTTTCTTACTTCTAAAGTTTGGAATGATGAACAGGGATATAACGCTACATTAGCCGCGTTTGAGCGGTCGCTTGAGCGCCTCGGCACCGATTATCTCGATCTTTACTTAGTTCATTGGCCCGTACCGCACTTATTCCTTGAAACGTGGCAGGCTTTAGAAAAGCTCTATCATGAAGGGAAAGTTTGTGCGATTGGCGTAAGCAATTTTGAAACCCATCATCTTGAAGCCATTTCTCGGATCTCAACTGTGACACCGGTGCTTAATCAAATTGAGCTACATCCCGAATTAATTCAAGGCGAATTACGAGATTATTGCCGATCAAAAGGAATCCGAGTTCAAGCATGGTCTCCGTTAAAGAGGGGTCAGGTGCTAAGTCATTCCGTTATTCAAGCCATCAGCGAACGTTATGGGAAAACCCCTGCTCAGGTTGTGATCAGATGGTGCTTACAGCATGACCTTCTTTTAAATGTAAAATCCACTCGTGAAGAACGAATTAAAGAAAATGCAGATGTGTATGATTTCCAATTAACGGATGAAGAGATGACATCGATTGATTCGCTTCATGTAAATAGCCGTATCGCCCATCATCCAGATCATCTGGATTTCTATGAAAGAACGGTTCCTGGTTTTAAAAAATCCAAATCTACCACCTAA
- a CDS encoding cupin domain-containing protein → MKKEMIKTLYFSDDGKIPNNAFYPLILYRAALENQDAMALFNKNNWTNAWQNGVFPYHHYHSNTHEVLAIVKGEASITFGGEKGETIRVEEGDVVVIPAGVGHKREQASSDFLVVGAYPDGRDHDLRTGEPNERPTVLENILNVPVPEFDPVFGVDGPLIKSWTKQ, encoded by the coding sequence ATGAAGAAAGAAATGATTAAAACGCTTTACTTTAGTGATGACGGCAAGATTCCAAACAACGCTTTCTATCCTCTTATCCTTTATCGTGCTGCGTTAGAAAACCAGGATGCGATGGCCCTTTTTAACAAGAACAATTGGACGAACGCATGGCAAAATGGCGTTTTTCCTTATCACCACTATCACAGCAATACACACGAAGTACTTGCCATTGTAAAAGGAGAAGCTTCGATTACGTTCGGGGGTGAAAAAGGAGAAACGATTCGTGTGGAAGAAGGAGACGTTGTTGTCATACCCGCAGGAGTTGGTCACAAAAGAGAACAAGCTTCCTCCGACTTTCTCGTTGTGGGCGCCTATCCAGATGGCCGCGATCACGATCTTAGAACTGGGGAGCCAAATGAGCGTCCTACGGTTCTTGAAAACATTCTAAATGTGCCTGTACCTGAATTCGATCCCGTTTTCGGAGTGGATGGGCCCTTAATAAAAAGCTGGACTAAGCAGTAG
- a CDS encoding PTS glucose transporter subunit IIA produces the protein MLKKLFGKKEKPSEEVIYAPLNGKVVELETVPDPTFSQKMMGDGVAIEPTDGKVVSPVNGKVIQFFHTKHAVGIESESGLEILIHVGLETVGMGGEGFEGHVKEGDKVKVGDPLITVDLDLVKEKAASTITPVIITNADVLENVEKKYSAGASNETEIMTTKVKV, from the coding sequence ATGTTGAAAAAACTATTTGGTAAAAAAGAAAAACCTTCTGAAGAGGTTATTTATGCTCCATTAAACGGTAAGGTTGTTGAACTTGAAACGGTTCCTGATCCGACATTTTCACAAAAAATGATGGGAGACGGTGTTGCGATCGAACCGACAGATGGCAAAGTTGTATCACCGGTAAACGGTAAGGTTATTCAATTTTTCCACACAAAGCATGCTGTTGGGATTGAGTCTGAATCAGGTCTTGAGATTTTGATCCACGTTGGACTTGAAACAGTTGGCATGGGTGGCGAAGGTTTTGAAGGTCATGTGAAAGAAGGCGACAAAGTAAAAGTTGGCGATCCACTTATTACCGTTGACCTTGATCTTGTGAAAGAAAAAGCAGCAAGTACCATTACACCTGTCATTATTACGAACGCAGATGTTCTTGAAAATGTTGAGAAGAAATACTCAGCTGGTGCTTCAAATGAAACAGAAATTATGACGACGAAAGTAAAAGTTTAA
- the treP gene encoding PTS system trehalose-specific EIIBC component produces the protein MAINRESVEHILEAIGGKENISTATHCVTRLRLVLHDESKVDTKALEENELVKGSFSANGQFQVVIGQGTVDKVFKIFAELAEIESASKQDVKDAAASKQNILQRGVKTLADIFIPILPAIVTAGLLLGINNILTAPDIFFSDPLVEVYPQWADLASIINLIANTAFVFLPGLIGWSAAKQFGGSPLLGIVLGLILVHPDLLNAWAYGEADDIPTWNLFGLEIEKIGYQGQVLPVLVSAYILAKIETFLNKRIPDSIQMLIVAPVALLVTGFLAFTLIGPVTFWIANLLTDGFIGLFDFAPAIGGLVYGALYAPLVITGMHHTFLAVDLQLIGSTGSTFLWPMLALSNIAQGAAALAMMLITRNEKTKGLAGTSAVSAFLGVTEPALFGVNLRFKFPFFAAIIGSAIAGLVITVSGVEATSIGVGGIPGFLSIFKEYWGAFFTGMAIVLVVPFVLTFLYGKVRKVSE, from the coding sequence ATGGCAATTAATCGAGAGTCTGTTGAACACATTCTTGAAGCCATTGGTGGAAAAGAAAATATTTCGACCGCCACACATTGTGTGACTCGTCTGCGTCTTGTCTTACATGATGAAAGTAAAGTTGATACAAAAGCATTAGAAGAGAACGAACTTGTGAAAGGATCATTTTCGGCTAATGGACAGTTCCAGGTAGTTATTGGACAGGGAACGGTTGATAAAGTATTTAAGATTTTTGCAGAGTTGGCAGAAATTGAAAGCGCGTCCAAACAGGATGTAAAGGATGCGGCTGCAAGCAAACAAAACATTCTTCAGCGCGGCGTGAAGACGCTAGCCGACATTTTTATTCCGATTTTACCTGCGATTGTAACTGCTGGCTTGCTTCTTGGGATTAATAATATTCTCACAGCACCAGATATTTTCTTTAGCGATCCGCTTGTCGAAGTGTATCCGCAATGGGCAGATTTGGCGAGTATTATTAACCTGATTGCCAATACAGCCTTCGTCTTTTTACCAGGTCTGATCGGTTGGTCAGCCGCCAAGCAATTTGGTGGAAGCCCACTGCTCGGTATTGTGCTTGGTCTCATTCTCGTTCATCCGGACTTACTGAATGCGTGGGCATACGGTGAGGCAGATGATATTCCAACGTGGAACTTGTTTGGACTTGAAATTGAGAAAATCGGCTATCAAGGTCAAGTGTTACCAGTACTTGTTTCAGCGTATATCTTAGCGAAAATCGAAACGTTCTTAAATAAACGAATACCAGATTCGATTCAGATGTTGATCGTGGCGCCTGTAGCGTTACTTGTTACTGGTTTTCTTGCATTTACACTAATTGGTCCCGTAACATTCTGGATTGCAAATCTCTTAACTGATGGCTTTATTGGCTTGTTTGATTTTGCGCCAGCCATCGGTGGACTAGTCTATGGTGCCTTGTATGCACCGCTCGTTATTACAGGGATGCACCACACGTTTCTTGCCGTCGACCTACAGTTAATTGGTAGTACAGGCAGTACGTTCTTATGGCCGATGCTAGCTCTATCCAATATTGCGCAAGGTGCAGCTGCACTTGCGATGATGCTTATTACTCGTAATGAGAAAACAAAAGGTCTTGCCGGAACGTCAGCCGTGTCTGCCTTTCTTGGTGTGACCGAGCCAGCTTTGTTTGGAGTAAACTTACGCTTTAAATTTCCATTCTTCGCTGCAATCATCGGATCAGCGATCGCTGGTCTTGTGATTACCGTTAGTGGTGTTGAAGCTACATCAATTGGTGTAGGCGGTATACCAGGATTCCTTTCCATTTTTAAAGAATACTGGGGTGCTTTCTTTACAGGTATGGCTATTGTACTTGTTGTGCCATTTGTTTTAACATTCTTATATGGAAAAGTAAGAAAAGTAAGCGAGTAA
- the treC gene encoding alpha,alpha-phosphotrehalase has product MQPWWKKSVVYQIYPKSFNDTTGSGTGDIQGIIEKLDYLKELGVDVVWLTPIYDSPQNDNGYDIRDYFSIYEEYGTMEDFDRLLKEAHARDIKIIMDIVVNHTSTEHQWFVESRKSKDNPYRDYYIWKDGVDGAEPTNWQSKFGGNAWQFDKETGQYYLHLFDVTQADLNWENEKVRDEVYDMMTFWFEKGVDGFRLDVINLISKNQNFPNDDGSVAPGDGRKFYTDGPRAHEFMNEMNRNVFMKYNSMTVGEMSSTTIEDCIQYSNPERNELSMTFNFHHLKVDYPNGEKWSVAAFDFLKLKEILSTWQTEMIKGGGWNALFWCNHDQPRIVSRYGNDGEYRRESAKMLATTMHLMQGTPYIYQGEEIGMTNPKFDAISSYRDVESLNIFSILKEEKGYSEEEVLEILRHKSRDNSRTPVQWTPEPHAGFTTGEPWIPVAKNYEDINVEDTLKERNSVFDHYQKLISLRKSVDLITYGDYELLLAEDPQLFAYVRNGENEKLLVINNFYETEATFELPSHIEVDGYHAEVLISNYEDSPSTFKKVTLRPYESVAYHLTETR; this is encoded by the coding sequence ATGCAACCATGGTGGAAAAAATCCGTTGTTTATCAAATTTATCCAAAAAGCTTTAATGATACAACAGGTAGTGGAACGGGAGACATTCAGGGGATTATTGAAAAGCTTGATTATTTAAAAGAGCTTGGAGTAGATGTTGTTTGGTTAACGCCGATCTATGATTCTCCTCAAAATGATAATGGTTACGACATTCGTGATTATTTTAGTATTTATGAAGAGTATGGCACGATGGAAGACTTTGATCGTCTTTTAAAAGAAGCTCATGCAAGAGATATAAAGATTATTATGGACATTGTCGTAAACCACACATCAACAGAACACCAGTGGTTCGTAGAATCTCGTAAATCAAAGGATAATCCTTATCGTGATTATTACATTTGGAAAGACGGTGTTGATGGAGCGGAACCGACAAACTGGCAGTCAAAGTTTGGCGGCAATGCATGGCAGTTCGATAAGGAAACGGGTCAATATTATTTACATCTTTTTGATGTTACTCAGGCTGATCTAAATTGGGAAAATGAGAAAGTGCGCGATGAAGTGTATGATATGATGACATTCTGGTTTGAAAAGGGAGTAGATGGCTTTAGACTTGATGTCATTAACCTGATCTCGAAAAATCAAAACTTCCCGAATGATGATGGGTCTGTCGCCCCTGGGGACGGACGCAAATTCTATACAGATGGTCCTCGCGCTCATGAATTCATGAACGAAATGAATCGCAACGTCTTTATGAAGTATAACAGCATGACAGTAGGCGAGATGTCGTCTACTACAATTGAAGACTGCATTCAATATTCGAACCCTGAGCGCAATGAATTAAGTATGACGTTCAATTTCCACCATCTAAAAGTCGACTACCCTAACGGAGAGAAATGGTCTGTAGCGGCTTTTGATTTCTTAAAGCTTAAAGAGATTCTTTCCACATGGCAAACAGAAATGATCAAAGGTGGCGGGTGGAATGCGCTCTTCTGGTGCAATCATGACCAGCCTCGCATCGTATCGCGCTATGGAAATGACGGAGAGTACAGACGAGAATCAGCTAAAATGCTCGCTACCACGATGCACCTGATGCAGGGTACTCCTTATATTTACCAGGGAGAAGAAATTGGGATGACAAACCCTAAGTTTGACGCAATTTCTTCTTATCGTGATGTAGAGTCATTGAATATTTTCTCGATTTTAAAAGAGGAAAAAGGATATAGTGAGGAAGAAGTTCTTGAGATTTTACGCCATAAATCAAGAGACAACTCCAGAACGCCTGTGCAATGGACGCCTGAACCTCATGCTGGATTTACGACAGGGGAACCGTGGATTCCGGTCGCGAAAAACTATGAAGATATTAATGTAGAAGATACCTTGAAAGAAAGAAATTCCGTATTTGATCACTACCAAAAGCTGATTTCATTAAGAAAGAGTGTCGATCTCATCACATATGGAGATTATGAACTCCTTTTAGCGGAAGATCCTCAACTATTCGCTTATGTTCGTAATGGAGAGAATGAAAAGTTACTTGTCATTAATAATTTCTATGAAACAGAAGCAACCTTTGAACTGCCGTCCCATATTGAAGTAGATGGGTATCATGCAGAGGTATTGATTTCAAACTACGAAGATTCTCCATCAACCTTTAAGAAAGTGACGTTACGACCATATGAGTCGGTCGCTTATCATCTAACTGAGACAAGGTGA
- the treR gene encoding trehalose operon repressor: MKQTKYQQIYNDLSENIRNGTYKPNSKLPSEHELAETYGTSRETIRKALNLLSQNGMIQKIKARGSVVLDLNRYEFPVSGLVSFKEISEKMNRSSRTIVHHLEKKLPEEWIREQLELEAGAEVWHVLRAREIEGEKIILDRDFFSAKWVPELTRTICENSIYDYLENDLGLSVSYAKKEIVVEEADEEDRRYLDLHDYKHVVVVRNYVYLNDTTLIEYTESRHRLDKFRFVDFARREKQ, from the coding sequence ATGAAGCAAACGAAGTATCAGCAAATTTACAATGATCTCTCTGAGAATATTCGAAACGGAACCTATAAGCCGAATAGTAAATTGCCATCTGAGCATGAGCTTGCAGAAACCTATGGCACATCAAGGGAGACCATTCGCAAAGCGTTAAATTTACTATCTCAGAACGGGATGATTCAAAAAATTAAAGCAAGAGGATCGGTCGTTCTTGACTTAAATCGCTATGAATTTCCTGTTTCGGGACTTGTGAGCTTCAAAGAAATTTCGGAAAAGATGAACCGATCATCAAGAACAATCGTTCATCATCTTGAAAAAAAGTTACCTGAGGAATGGATTCGCGAACAACTTGAGCTTGAAGCAGGGGCAGAAGTTTGGCACGTCCTCCGTGCTCGCGAGATTGAGGGCGAAAAAATTATCTTAGATCGCGACTTTTTTTCTGCTAAGTGGGTACCTGAACTGACACGAACGATTTGTGAGAATTCAATCTACGATTATTTGGAAAATGATCTTGGTCTTTCCGTAAGCTATGCAAAAAAGGAAATTGTCGTAGAAGAGGCTGACGAAGAGGATCGACGGTATCTAGATTTGCATGATTACAAACATGTGGTGGTCGTTCGAAATTACGTTTATTTAAATGATACAACATTAATTGAATATACCGAATCACGACACCGTCTAGATAAATTTCGATTTGTCGATTTTGCAAGACGTGAAAAACAATAA
- a CDS encoding GNAT family N-acetyltransferase, translating to MNVTEKKITLTKVASHHLTSLKQFTLHEHQLAFTSMPMPAYEKCMRDPNRLPVAIMEGVRTVGFFVLDQGDDVFSYTTRPNAILLRAYSINLPDQGRGIAKASLRQLKPFVEKHLSDCREVVLGVNENNPSAKKVYIEAGFINTGEQKMGRSGPQAILKFLM from the coding sequence TTGAACGTAACCGAAAAAAAGATTACACTCACGAAAGTGGCATCTCACCATCTTACATCGTTAAAGCAATTTACCCTACATGAACATCAGCTCGCTTTCACTTCAATGCCGATGCCTGCCTACGAAAAATGTATGCGCGACCCTAATCGTTTACCTGTAGCAATTATGGAAGGCGTTCGAACGGTTGGTTTTTTTGTTCTCGATCAAGGGGACGATGTTTTCTCGTATACAACTCGTCCAAATGCGATTTTATTAAGAGCGTACTCAATCAACTTACCAGATCAAGGGCGTGGTATTGCGAAAGCATCTCTTCGACAATTAAAGCCATTTGTAGAGAAACATCTTTCTGACTGTAGAGAAGTCGTGCTTGGTGTAAATGAAAATAATCCTTCAGCCAAAAAAGTCTACATAGAGGCTGGATTTATTAACACAGGCGAGCAGAAAATGGGGCGCTCAGGTCCTCAGGCGATTCTAAAATTTCTCATGTAA
- a CDS encoding nitronate monooxygenase → MWYDTPVSSMLNITYPIVQAGMAGGVTTPQLVASVSNAGGLGSLGAGYMKPEQMKKAIRDIKRLTPKPFAVNLFIPEDDPSSEVSIANVQVKLQHYEDQLGISDLERKRKTFVETQKEYQDKLQIIIDEAIQVCSFTFGVPSIKDVQRLKKEKVILVGTATTVKEAIINEKSGMDLVVMQGMEAGGHRGTFAGDFQASLIGSASLIPQTVDAIQIPVIAAGGIMDGRGILSMLALGADAVQMGTAFVTCQESGANPVHQHAILTSTEDQTVVTPVFSGKPARGINNDFVAEMADQNDLPGYPTLNTLTKEVRKQAAIQNRPEWMSLWSGQSPRLSTSKSVEEIIDCSVKQVTDILERLTT, encoded by the coding sequence GTGTGGTATGATACGCCAGTAAGTTCAATGTTAAACATAACCTATCCGATTGTTCAGGCAGGAATGGCGGGCGGTGTGACGACACCGCAGTTAGTTGCTTCCGTCTCAAACGCCGGAGGACTCGGAAGCTTAGGGGCAGGCTATATGAAACCTGAACAGATGAAGAAGGCAATAAGGGATATTAAACGGCTCACTCCGAAACCTTTTGCGGTTAATTTATTTATTCCAGAAGACGATCCGTCTTCGGAAGTGAGTATTGCAAACGTGCAAGTAAAGCTTCAACACTATGAGGACCAACTCGGTATTTCTGATCTAGAACGTAAGAGGAAGACGTTTGTAGAAACTCAAAAAGAATATCAAGATAAGCTTCAGATTATTATTGATGAAGCCATTCAAGTATGCAGTTTTACCTTCGGGGTCCCTTCTATAAAAGATGTTCAGCGTCTAAAAAAAGAGAAAGTGATTTTAGTTGGAACAGCTACGACTGTAAAAGAAGCGATTATCAATGAGAAAAGTGGAATGGATCTTGTTGTTATGCAAGGAATGGAAGCAGGCGGTCACCGCGGAACGTTTGCTGGTGATTTTCAAGCTTCACTGATTGGCAGTGCTTCACTTATTCCTCAAACGGTCGATGCTATTCAAATTCCTGTTATTGCGGCAGGGGGGATTATGGACGGAAGAGGGATTCTTAGTATGCTCGCTCTTGGGGCAGATGCTGTTCAAATGGGCACAGCGTTTGTAACATGTCAGGAAAGTGGTGCAAATCCAGTTCACCAACATGCCATCTTAACTAGTACAGAAGATCAGACAGTTGTAACGCCGGTGTTTAGTGGGAAGCCTGCACGTGGCATAAATAATGATTTCGTTGCTGAGATGGCGGACCAAAACGATTTACCGGGATACCCGACGTTAAATACGTTAACGAAAGAAGTAAGAAAACAAGCAGCGATTCAGAACCGTCCAGAGTGGATGTCGCTATGGTCAGGGCAAAGCCCGCGTCTTAGCACATCGAAATCTGTGGAGGAAATCATCGATTGTAGCGTGAAACAAGTGACGGACATTTTGGAGAGGTTAACGACATAA